A genomic window from Populus nigra chromosome 7, ddPopNigr1.1, whole genome shotgun sequence includes:
- the LOC133698813 gene encoding uncharacterized protein LOC133698813 isoform X2, with protein MAYNPSSCSCFHHSFCLLFIIFSFPFFFLTKAQAAGHCRTSCGTIPISYPFGIDDGCGSPYYRHILMCSDSGFLELRTPSGRYQVRSISYSDPHMIVTDPFMWSCQDGHQFRATRPFSLDTSTHLTLSSQNDYLFFNCSEERVIVQPKPIFCERFPDRCDSTCDSASYLCRHLPGCATALGGSSCCSYLPKATESLRLMLKYCASYASIYWRTGVNAPDDQVPEYGIRVDFDIPVTTDCLQCQDMKKGGGSCGFDTQSQSFLCLCNQRSNVTTYCNGTVTGVSAAGAIGIGAGLWYWKKVRATAPVTCGVQSNENRLF; from the exons ATGGCTTATAACCCTTCTTCATGTTCTTgttttcatcattctttttGTCTCCTATTCATTATATTCagttttccatttttcttcctcACAAAAGCTCAAGCTGCAGGCCATTGCAGAACCTCATGTGGAACTATTCCGATAAGCTACCCTTTTGGCATTGATGATGGCTGTGGCAGTCCATATTACAGGCACATACTTATGTGCTCCGATTCGGGCTTTCTTGAGCTTCGAACGCCTTCCGGGAGATACCAAGTTCGTAGCATAAGCTACTCAGATCCTCACATGATAGTCACTGATCCATTCATGTGGAGTTGTCAAGATGGTCATCAATTTCGTGCAACTAGGCCATTTAGCCTTGACACAAGCACACATTTAACACTCTCCTCTCAAAATGACTATCTCTTCTTCAATTGTAGCGAAGAGAGGGTGATTGTTCAGCCAAAGCCTATCTTCTGTGAGAGGTTTCCTGATCGGTGCGACTCAACATGTGATAGTGCTAGTTATCTTTGCAGGCACTTGCCAGGATGTGCTACTGCATTGGGTGGTAGTTCTTGCTGCTCTTACTTACCGAAAGCGACTGAATCGTTGAGGCTGATGTTGAAGTATTGTGCTAGTTATGCTAGTATTTATTGGAGGACTGGTGTAAATGCCCCTGATGATCAAGTACCTGAGTATGGTATTAGAGTTGATTTTGATATTCCAGTGACTACAGATTGCCTTCAATGTCAAGACATGAAGAAAGGAGGTGGATCGTGTGGATTTGACACCCAATCACAGAGTTTCTTATGTCTATGCAATCAGAGATCAAATGTCACAACTTATTGCAATG GGACTGTAACTGGAGTTTCAGCAGCTGGGGCCATAGGGATTGGTGCTGGTCTATGGTATTGGAAGAAAGTGAGAGCCACAGCACCAGTAACATGTGGCGTTCAAAGCAATGAGAATAGgctcttttaa
- the LOC133700178 gene encoding stigma-specific STIG1-like protein 1, with the protein MALAISLTAIPSEEESSPDFINNDDEGNSDLPWLESQETTSSLRGANRFLAQKIRAVMTCDKYPRACRAKGSPGPDCCKKKCVNVTTDRLNCGMCGKKCKYPEICCKGQCVNPMSNKKNCGGCSNKCKKGSTCQYGMCSYA; encoded by the coding sequence ATGGCTTTAGCCATTTCTCTTACTGCTATACCATCTGAAGAAGAATCATCCCCTGACTTCATTAATAATGATGACGAGGGAAATTCTGATCTTCCTTGGCTTGAGAGCCAAGAAACAACTTCATCTCTGCGAGGGGCAAACCGGTTTCTAGCTCAGAAAATTCGGGCTGTCATGACATGTGACAAGTACCCTAGAGCTTGTCGTGCTAAGGGCAGTCCCGGGCCGGATTGCTGCAAGAAGAAGTGTGTGAATGTGACGACAGACAGGCTCAACTGTGGAATGTGTGGTAAGAAGTGCAAGTATCCTGAGATTTGCTGCAAGGGGCAGTGTGTGAACCCGATGTCTAACAAGAAAAACTGTGGGGGCTGCAGCAACAAGTGCAAGAAAGGGAGTACATGTCAGTATGGAATGTGCAGCTATGCATAG
- the LOC133698478 gene encoding stigma-specific STIG1-like protein 1: MKYLKIFFLLAMLMSSAIILSATPSEEESFLDFDNEDEENSDLPQLENQETTSSLRGANRFLAQTRAVMTCDKYPRACRAKGSPGPDCCKKKCVNVMTDKLNCGMCGKKCKYPEICCKGQCVNPMSNKKNCGGCSNKCKKGSTCQYGMCSYA; encoded by the coding sequence ATGAAGTATCTTAAGATATTCTTTTTGCTAGCTATGCTCATGTCTTCAGCCATTATTCTTTCTGCTACACCGTCTGAGGAAGAATCATTCCTTGACTTTGATAACGAAGATGAGGAAAATTCTGATCTTCCACAGCTTGAGAACCAAGAAACAACTTCATCTTTACGAGGGGCAAACCGCTTTCTGGCCCAGACCCGGGCTGTCATGACATGTGACAAGTACCCTAGAGCTTGTCGTGCTAAGGGCAGCCCCGGACCAGATTGTTGCAAGAAGAAGTGTGTGAATGTGATGACAGACAAGCTCAACTGTGGCATGTGTGGTAAGAAGTGCAAGTATCCGGAGATTTGCTGCAAAGGTCAGTGTGTGAACCCGATGTCTAACAAGAAAAACTGTGGGGGCTGCAGCAACAAGTGCAAGAAAGGGAGTACATGTCAGTATGGAATGTGCAGCTATGCATAG
- the LOC133698295 gene encoding probable pectate lyase 16 — MASLAHVLLLSCLATFFASTLQGDSLNYKPKSLSGYLPRNYKKVLNTIDSCWRTESDWATNRRALADCAVGFGQAAIGGKYGKTYVVTTPDDDPINPKPGTLRYGAIRTEPLWIIFARDMVITLENELMINSYKTIDGRGANVEITGGPCLKIEYVSHVIIHGISIHDCKPGKKGLVRSSPTHVGERRGADGDAIAISASSNIWIDHCYLARCMDGLIDVIHATTAVTISNNYFTEHDKVMLLGHNDKYTEDQVMKVTVVFNHFGPKLNQRMPRVRFGYAHVANNRYDKWQMYAIGGSAGSTIFSEGNYFIAPDISYAKEVTKREVYGGWKNWKWRSSKDVFMNDAYFVQSGYGRCAPRYSKAQSFTVSPGAMAPALTSDAGPLSCVVGEAC, encoded by the exons ATGGCCTCGCTAGCTCACGTCCTGTTGCTTTCATGTCTTGCTACATTCTTTGCTTCAACCTTGCAGGGTGATTCACTTAACTACAAGCCTAAATCCTTATCAGGCTATCTTCCAAGAAATTATAAGAAAGTCCTGAATACCATAGACTCATGTTGGCGGACGGAGTCCGATTGGGCTACCAATCGTCGTGCTTTGGCTGATTGTGCTGTGGGATTTGGCCAGGCTGCAATCGGAGGGAAATATGGGAAAACATACGTTGTCACTACTCCGGATGATGATCCGATAAATCCGAAACCAGGCACGCTTCGGTATGGTGCTATCCGGACTGAGCCTCTTTGGATCATTTTTGCCAGAGACATGGTTATTACACTCGAAAATGAGCTTATGATAAATAGTTACAAGACTATAGATGGGAGAGGTGCTAATGTCGAGATTACAGGCGGGCCGTGCCTAAAAATTGAATATGTTAGCCATGTTATCATACATGGGATTAGCATTCATGACTGTAAGCCAGGTAAAAAGGGGCTTGTTAGGAGTAGTCCGACGCACGTTGGTGAACGCCGAGGTGCTGACGGAGATGCCATTGCCATTTCTGCATCGTCTAATATTTGGATTGACCATTGCTATCTTGCTCGCTGCATGGATGGCCTAATTGATGTGATTCATGCTACCACTGCTGTCACTATCTCTAACAACTATTTCACCGAGCATGATAAG GTGATGCTGCTAGGACATAACGATAAATACACTGAGGATCAAGTTATGAAAGTAACAGTTGTCTTCAATCATTTTGGCCCTAAACTCAATCAAAGAATGCCAAG AGTAAGGTTTGGTTATGCCCACGTTGCCAACAACAGATATGATAAATGGCAAATGTATGCCATTGGCGGCAGTGCTGGTTCAACCATATTCAGTGAAGGGAACTACTTCATTGCTCCTGACATTTCCTATGCCAAAGAG GTTACCAAGAGAGAGGTTTATGGTGGTTGGAAGAATTGGAAGTGGAGGTCATCCAAGGATGTATTTATGAACGATGCTTATTTTGTCCAATCTGGATATGGAAGGTGTGCACCACGTTATTCCAAAGCTCAGTCCTTCACAGTTTCTCCAGGAGCTATGGCTCCTGCTTTGACATCTGATGCAGGCCCTTTAAGCTGTGTTGTTGGTGAAGCATGTTGA
- the LOC133698813 gene encoding uncharacterized protein LOC133698813 isoform X1: MAYNPSSCSCFHHSFCLLFIIFSFPFFFLTKAQAAGHCRTSCGTIPISYPFGIDDGCGSPYYRHILMCSDSGFLELRTPSGRYQVRSISYSDPHMIVTDPFMWSCQDGHQFRATRPFSLDTSTHLTLSSQNDYLFFNCSEERVIVQPKPIFCERFPDRCDSTCDSASYLCRHLPGCATALGGSSCCSYLPKATESLRLMLKYCASYASIYWRTGVNAPDDQVPEYGIRVDFDIPVTTDCLQCQDMKKGGGSCGFDTQSQSFLCLCNQRSNVTTYCNDRSSTTSHSKAGVIAGTVTGVSAAGAIGIGAGLWYWKKVRATAPVTCGVQSNENRLF, encoded by the exons ATGGCTTATAACCCTTCTTCATGTTCTTgttttcatcattctttttGTCTCCTATTCATTATATTCagttttccatttttcttcctcACAAAAGCTCAAGCTGCAGGCCATTGCAGAACCTCATGTGGAACTATTCCGATAAGCTACCCTTTTGGCATTGATGATGGCTGTGGCAGTCCATATTACAGGCACATACTTATGTGCTCCGATTCGGGCTTTCTTGAGCTTCGAACGCCTTCCGGGAGATACCAAGTTCGTAGCATAAGCTACTCAGATCCTCACATGATAGTCACTGATCCATTCATGTGGAGTTGTCAAGATGGTCATCAATTTCGTGCAACTAGGCCATTTAGCCTTGACACAAGCACACATTTAACACTCTCCTCTCAAAATGACTATCTCTTCTTCAATTGTAGCGAAGAGAGGGTGATTGTTCAGCCAAAGCCTATCTTCTGTGAGAGGTTTCCTGATCGGTGCGACTCAACATGTGATAGTGCTAGTTATCTTTGCAGGCACTTGCCAGGATGTGCTACTGCATTGGGTGGTAGTTCTTGCTGCTCTTACTTACCGAAAGCGACTGAATCGTTGAGGCTGATGTTGAAGTATTGTGCTAGTTATGCTAGTATTTATTGGAGGACTGGTGTAAATGCCCCTGATGATCAAGTACCTGAGTATGGTATTAGAGTTGATTTTGATATTCCAGTGACTACAGATTGCCTTCAATGTCAAGACATGAAGAAAGGAGGTGGATCGTGTGGATTTGACACCCAATCACAGAGTTTCTTATGTCTATGCAATCAGAGATCAAATGTCACAACTTATTGCAATG ATCGCAGCAGTACTACTAGCCATAGCAAGGCAGGAGTCATTGCAG GGACTGTAACTGGAGTTTCAGCAGCTGGGGCCATAGGGATTGGTGCTGGTCTATGGTATTGGAAGAAAGTGAGAGCCACAGCACCAGTAACATGTGGCGTTCAAAGCAATGAGAATAGgctcttttaa
- the LOC133700177 gene encoding stigma-specific STIG1-like protein 1, with protein MVLGCLAITLSATPSEEDQSSLDFINNDDEGNSDLPWPENEETTSSLRGPNRFLAQTRAVMTCDKYPRVCRVIGSPGPDCCKKKCVNVITDRLNCGMCGKKCKYPEICCKGQCVNPMSNKKNCGGCSNKCKKGSTCQYGMCSYA; from the coding sequence ATGGTACTCGGGTGTTTAGCCATTACTCTTTCTGCTACACCGTCTGAGGAAGATCAATCGTCTCTTGACTTCATTAATAATGATGACGAGGGAAATTCTGATCTTCCCTGGCCAGAGAACGAAGAAACAACTTCATCTTTACGAGGGCCAAACCGCTTTCTGGCCCAGACCCGGGCTGTCATGACATGTGACAAGTACCCTAGGGTTTGTCGTGTCATTGGCAGCCCCGGACCAGATTGCTGCAAGAAGAAGTGTGTGAATGTGATAACAGACAGACTCAACTGTGGCATGTGTGGTAAGAAGTGCAAGTATCCTGAGATTTGCTGCAAGGGGCAGTGTGTGAACCCGATGTCTAACAAGAAAAACTGTGGGGGCTGCAGCAACAAGTGCAAGAAAGGGAGTACATGTCAGTATGGAATGTGCAGCTATGCATAG